In Microvirga lotononidis, a single genomic region encodes these proteins:
- a CDS encoding DUF3606 domain-containing protein: MSDDKANRGGADRGRVAGGEEYEVGYFARKHGISVAQAEELVKEHGNSREKLDAAAGKLKRG, translated from the coding sequence ATGTCTGATGACAAAGCCAATCGCGGCGGTGCCGACCGAGGCCGGGTCGCCGGCGGAGAAGAATACGAGGTCGGCTACTTTGCCCGGAAACACGGCATCAGTGTTGCGCAGGCCGAAGAGTTGGTCAAAGAGCACGGGAATAGCCGCGAGAAGCTCGACGCAGCGGCTGGAAAGCTCAAGCGAGGCTGA
- a CDS encoding ABC transporter permease: MSVGAAIPRHTQGLQASMERIYAAFIKELLQLRRDRITFATMIFIPLFQLFLFGYAINTDPKHLPTAVLIQDESSFARSFLAAMQVSEYFDIQASAASEEELDHLILSGRVQFGVQIPAHFGRDLIRGERPAVLVIADASDPVAAGGAVSALQGLSSSVFSRELTGSVANLAPKPLPYELRIHRRYNPAGETRLNIVPGLMGTILTLTMLIFTALSVTREVERGTMESLLAMPIRPVEIMLGKIGPYLAIGSMQAGLILGAAKILFGVPIIGSLPVLVALTLLFILANLSVGYTFSTIATSQLQAMQMSFFFFLPNMLLSGFMFPFRGMPVWAQTIGEILPLTHYLRIVRGVMLKGAGFMDLQVDVLALAAFTLAAMIIAVLRFRQTLD; the protein is encoded by the coding sequence ATGAGCGTCGGAGCGGCCATCCCGCGGCACACGCAGGGCCTCCAGGCTTCGATGGAACGCATCTACGCCGCCTTCATCAAGGAGCTGCTGCAGCTTCGTCGCGACCGCATTACGTTTGCGACAATGATCTTCATCCCGCTCTTCCAGCTCTTCCTGTTCGGCTACGCCATCAATACCGACCCCAAACACCTGCCGACCGCAGTACTGATTCAGGACGAGAGCTCTTTTGCACGCTCCTTTCTGGCGGCCATGCAGGTGAGCGAATATTTCGACATCCAGGCGAGCGCTGCGAGCGAGGAGGAGCTCGATCATCTCATCCTGTCGGGCCGGGTCCAGTTCGGCGTGCAGATCCCGGCCCATTTCGGCCGCGACCTGATCCGCGGCGAACGCCCCGCCGTGCTGGTGATCGCGGATGCGAGCGACCCCGTGGCGGCCGGAGGCGCGGTGTCGGCCTTACAGGGTCTATCATCGAGCGTCTTCTCTCGCGAGCTCACCGGATCGGTGGCTAATCTCGCGCCGAAGCCCCTGCCCTACGAATTACGCATTCACCGCCGCTACAACCCGGCCGGCGAGACACGCCTCAACATTGTACCCGGCCTCATGGGCACAATCCTGACGCTGACCATGCTGATCTTCACGGCGCTCTCGGTCACGCGGGAGGTTGAGCGCGGCACTATGGAGAGCCTGCTTGCCATGCCGATCCGCCCCGTCGAGATCATGCTGGGAAAGATTGGCCCTTACCTGGCAATTGGCAGCATGCAGGCGGGGTTGATCCTCGGGGCCGCCAAGATTCTCTTCGGCGTGCCCATCATCGGCAGCCTCCCGGTTCTCGTAGCGCTGACGCTGTTGTTCATCCTGGCCAACCTGTCAGTGGGCTACACCTTCTCGACCATCGCCACGAGCCAGCTCCAGGCGATGCAGATGTCGTTCTTCTTCTTTCTTCCGAACATGCTGCTCTCAGGATTTATGTTCCCGTTCCGCGGCATGCCGGTGTGGGCGCAGACCATCGGCGAGATCCTGCCCCTGACCCACTACCTGCGCATCGTGCGCGGCGTCATGCTGAAAGGGGCTGGCTTTATGGATCTTCAGGTCGACGTGCTGGCGCTCGCCGCCTTCACACTGGCGGCGATGATCATCGCCGTTCTGCGGTTTCGGCAGACGCTCGACTGA
- a CDS encoding helix-turn-helix domain-containing protein — translation MLVCELMGRVIARMCSGSKLPGLLDLSLSRPLVTVPLGVKLLKVTPKAVDLMLQQLGGALLRELTGRTRYRAWGIV, via the coding sequence ATGCTCGTTTGCGAGTTGATGGGCCGGGTGATCGCGAGGATGTGCTCCGGCTCCAAACTGCCGGGGCTGCTCGATCTCTCTCTGTCCCGCCCGTTGGTGACGGTGCCGCTCGGCGTCAAACTGCTGAAGGTCACCCCAAAAGCAGTGGACCTCATGCTGCAGCAGTTAGGCGGGGCCCTTCTGCGGGAACTCACGGGCCGGACCCGCTATCGAGCGTGGGGCATCGTCTAA
- a CDS encoding glycosyltransferase has product MRVLLSTYGSRGDVQPLVALGLALQSMGVEAVISAPTDAEFVDLLEREDVPLAPAFMPVRQWIEEAKQSGLRLRQLAAKMVPAQYEAIAKAAEGCDAIVATGLFPSVAAAQAVAETQGIHFSWAAFCPLMVPSPHHPPMEYPGWPHPPELTDNLALWAFNAQAKNALFGESVNTHRAAIGLPTFDNVRDHVFTHRPWLASDPVLGPWRPADLTDAVQTGAWILPDTRQLPAELEAFLASGEPPVYVGFGSMAMHAAEDPARVAIEAVRAQGRRVILAQGWANLALIDDQGDCFVVGEVNQQALFARVAAVVHHGGAGTTTAAARAGAPQVVVPQVADQPFWASRVIGLGIGAAHDGPIPSAGSLFVPLRTALAADTRERAFAIAMTIRGNGAVLAAEMLIAAIRGEYQ; this is encoded by the coding sequence ATGCGTGTACTGTTGTCGACCTATGGGTCACGTGGGGATGTCCAGCCGCTGGTGGCACTTGGCCTGGCCTTGCAGTCGATGGGCGTGGAGGCAGTGATATCTGCTCCGACTGACGCGGAATTCGTCGATCTGCTGGAACGAGAGGACGTGCCGCTAGCACCGGCCTTCATGCCGGTGCGCCAATGGATTGAGGAGGCGAAGCAGTCCGGCCTGCGCCTGCGCCAGCTGGCGGCCAAGATGGTGCCGGCCCAATATGAGGCGATTGCGAAGGCGGCCGAGGGCTGCGATGCCATTGTGGCGACCGGCTTGTTCCCGTCGGTAGCAGCGGCGCAGGCCGTGGCTGAAACGCAGGGGATCCATTTTAGCTGGGCGGCCTTTTGCCCGCTCATGGTGCCCTCGCCGCACCACCCACCCATGGAATACCCCGGCTGGCCGCACCCGCCGGAACTGACCGACAATCTGGCTCTGTGGGCGTTCAACGCCCAGGCGAAGAACGCGCTCTTCGGTGAATCGGTCAACACTCACCGCGCCGCAATCGGCCTGCCGACCTTCGACAATGTCCGCGACCATGTCTTCACACACCGGCCATGGCTGGCATCAGACCCGGTTCTCGGCCCATGGCGTCCGGCTGACCTTACCGATGCGGTGCAGACAGGGGCGTGGATCCTGCCGGACACCCGTCAGCTCCCAGCCGAGTTGGAGGCATTTCTCGCTTCTGGAGAGCCTCCGGTTTATGTCGGCTTCGGCAGCATGGCTATGCACGCGGCGGAGGACCCTGCTCGCGTGGCCATCGAAGCAGTCCGGGCACAAGGCCGGCGCGTGATCCTCGCCCAGGGCTGGGCCAATCTCGCGTTGATCGATGATCAGGGAGACTGCTTCGTTGTCGGCGAGGTGAACCAGCAGGCGCTCTTCGCCCGGGTCGCCGCCGTCGTGCACCATGGCGGCGCCGGAACGACCACGGCAGCTGCCCGCGCTGGCGCGCCTCAGGTGGTGGTGCCTCAAGTCGCCGACCAGCCCTTTTGGGCCAGTCGTGTCATCGGACTCGGCATTGGTGCTGCGCACGATGGCCCGATTCCGAGTGCCGGGTCGCTCTTTGTCCCGCTCAGGACGGCATTAGCGGCGGATACTCGCGAGAGAGCGTTCGCAATCGCTATGACGATCCGCGGTAATGGGGCGGTACTCGCCGCCGAAATGCTGATTGCTGCGATCCGAGGGGAATATCAGTAG
- a CDS encoding DUF72 domain-containing protein produces the protein MLGRSEHRIFVGTAAWAIPKQYDDAFPSEGSHLVRYASRFDSVEINSSFYRPHRVSTYQRWAGDVPEHFRFAVKMPKTITHEARLRDFDEPLQRFLEEIAGLGHKLGPILIQLPPSLKFAPADVRSFVERLRESFAGDLVWEPRHASWFTADVDAFLVEHRIARVAADPKPHPSAGTPGGWTGLVYYRLHGSPKMYYSAYSQDVIAETVKTLRDHVEASRAAWCIFDNTAAFAATGVALSTSKLLQS, from the coding sequence ATGTTGGGTAGGAGTGAACACCGCATCTTTGTTGGGACCGCCGCCTGGGCGATCCCGAAGCAGTACGATGACGCTTTCCCAAGTGAGGGCAGCCATCTCGTGCGCTATGCGAGCCGGTTTGACAGCGTCGAGATCAACTCCTCGTTTTATCGTCCGCACCGCGTGTCGACGTATCAGCGCTGGGCCGGTGATGTCCCGGAGCACTTCCGCTTTGCCGTGAAAATGCCGAAGACGATCACCCATGAAGCCCGTCTGCGCGATTTTGACGAGCCGTTGCAGCGCTTTCTGGAAGAAATCGCCGGACTCGGGCACAAGCTCGGACCGATCCTCATCCAGCTTCCTCCGAGCCTGAAGTTCGCCCCTGCGGACGTTCGATCATTCGTTGAGAGGCTTCGAGAGTCCTTCGCCGGAGATCTCGTTTGGGAGCCGCGGCACGCCTCATGGTTCACGGCCGATGTCGACGCCTTCCTTGTGGAGCACCGGATCGCACGGGTGGCGGCCGATCCCAAACCTCATCCGAGTGCCGGTACTCCGGGCGGCTGGACTGGGCTGGTCTACTACCGCCTGCATGGGTCGCCCAAGATGTACTACTCGGCTTACTCACAAGACGTCATCGCAGAAACTGTCAAGACCCTTCGGGACCATGTAGAGGCCAGCCGAGCAGCATGGTGCATCTTCGACAATACGGCTGCTTTTGCTGCGACCGGCGTTGCCCTTAGCACATCGAAGCTTCTTCAGTCCTAG
- a CDS encoding HlyD family secretion protein — protein sequence MKRRLAIATLAVLLLAGGASAWFLLRPQASDTGFQGYVEGYLIFMAPEDGGRIEQLAVDSADRVTQGQLLFRLESSMQIAQRNEAEARLHQARAQLADLQTALQRPEQIAILKAQEGRAQAQLSLSQAELDRQHTLFERGIASKAQFDQARTAFERDKAAVEEAQRQIEAGQITGRTAEIRAAEASVQAAEAALRQAETRLARRQVVAPAAAQVQDVYFRAGETVSASQPVLALLPPENRRIRFYVPEPRLSTLALGTFVGLSCDSCPTRLQARISFIAREAEFTPPIVFSEEERAKLVFRVEARPVDGAELPIGLPVTVTPIETEAGS from the coding sequence ATGAAACGCAGGCTGGCCATCGCTACTCTTGCGGTCCTGCTCCTGGCGGGCGGGGCCAGTGCTTGGTTCCTGCTGCGCCCACAGGCGAGCGACACCGGCTTTCAGGGCTACGTCGAAGGCTACTTGATCTTCATGGCGCCGGAAGACGGCGGGCGCATCGAACAGCTTGCGGTCGATTCCGCCGACCGGGTCACGCAAGGCCAACTGCTCTTCAGGCTCGAATCCTCCATGCAGATTGCTCAGCGCAACGAAGCCGAGGCGCGGCTGCATCAGGCCAGAGCCCAGTTGGCCGATCTCCAGACTGCTCTGCAGCGCCCGGAGCAGATCGCAATTCTGAAGGCCCAAGAGGGGCGGGCACAAGCGCAGCTCAGCCTCTCACAAGCCGAGCTCGACCGGCAACATACTCTCTTCGAGCGTGGCATCGCCTCTAAGGCCCAGTTCGATCAGGCCCGCACCGCCTTCGAGCGCGACAAGGCTGCCGTGGAAGAGGCGCAGCGCCAAATTGAGGCTGGACAGATCACTGGCCGTACCGCCGAGATCAGGGCCGCCGAAGCTTCCGTACAGGCTGCTGAGGCGGCTCTCCGCCAAGCCGAGACACGCCTCGCCCGTCGCCAGGTGGTCGCGCCCGCCGCAGCCCAGGTCCAGGACGTCTATTTCCGCGCTGGCGAAACGGTGAGTGCCAGTCAACCGGTCCTCGCGCTGCTGCCGCCGGAGAACCGGCGCATTCGCTTCTACGTTCCGGAGCCGCGCCTCTCCACCCTTGCGCTGGGCACCTTCGTTGGTCTCTCATGCGACAGCTGCCCAACGCGCCTCCAGGCACGGATCAGCTTCATCGCCCGCGAGGCCGAGTTCACTCCGCCTATTGTCTTCAGCGAGGAGGAGCGCGCCAAGCTTGTTTTCCGGGTTGAGGCGCGCCCCGTCGACGGTGCCGAATTGCCGATCGGCCTGCCTGTGACTGTCACGCCAATCGAGACGGAGGCAGGATCATGA
- a CDS encoding TetR/AcrR family transcriptional regulator — MATKRHAFKNTPARSESERRAKLQAILDAALDVFLDNGFAEARLDDVAARAGVAKGTIYLYVPSKQALFEALAQSGIGGAIATIEQKVLALDIPAEEQLKALFAFLHQEVLGTRRGDIVRLLLREASRFPELAEIYHREVISRGLGLLRTIAERGVARGEFRSDELVRFPQLAIAPGLVALLWTSLFQRLEPIDVGAMLEAHLALMMKALKDPSS, encoded by the coding sequence ATGGCGACGAAGCGGCATGCTTTCAAGAATACCCCCGCCCGAAGCGAGAGCGAGCGCCGAGCGAAGCTTCAGGCGATCCTCGACGCCGCGCTCGACGTCTTCCTGGACAATGGTTTCGCAGAAGCCCGCCTCGACGACGTGGCCGCCCGGGCCGGCGTCGCCAAGGGCACGATTTACCTCTACGTGCCATCCAAGCAGGCGCTATTCGAGGCACTGGCACAATCCGGAATCGGTGGAGCGATCGCAACAATCGAGCAAAAGGTCCTCGCCCTCGACATCCCAGCCGAGGAGCAACTCAAGGCCCTCTTTGCCTTCCTGCACCAGGAGGTGCTTGGCACCCGTCGGGGCGATATCGTGCGCCTGCTGCTGCGGGAGGCGTCCCGCTTCCCCGAACTCGCGGAAATCTATCATCGCGAGGTCATCAGCCGCGGTCTGGGACTTCTGCGCACCATTGCCGAGCGCGGCGTCGCCCGCGGCGAGTTCCGCTCGGACGAGCTCGTGCGGTTTCCCCAGCTTGCCATCGCGCCGGGGCTGGTGGCGCTTCTCTGGACGAGTTTGTTCCAGCGACTTGAGCCGATCGATGTTGGCGCGATGCTGGAGGCGCATCTCGCTCTCATGATGAAGGCGCTGAAAGATCCCTCGTCATGA
- a CDS encoding TetR/AcrR family transcriptional regulator → MSTAHTREPASKLRPRRRLSRQERHRQLLDVAWRLVREEGTDALTLPRLSDEADVTKPVVYDHFGTRDGLLIALYRDFDTRQTAIFDAALGSSEPTLEATARVIATSYVECVLTQGREMPGVLAALAGSPAMEAVKREYQVAFIERCRRALAASTGPRGIAQAAFWAMLGAADALSHAAVTGEITARQAQDELFETIMSIVSRSSGH, encoded by the coding sequence ATGTCAACTGCCCACACGAGAGAACCCGCCTCCAAGCTCAGGCCGCGCCGCCGATTATCCCGGCAGGAGCGGCATCGCCAACTTCTGGATGTGGCCTGGCGGCTGGTGCGCGAGGAGGGCACGGACGCCTTGACCCTCCCGAGGCTATCGGATGAGGCTGATGTCACGAAGCCAGTCGTCTATGATCATTTTGGCACGCGCGACGGCCTGCTGATCGCGCTCTACAGGGATTTCGACACCCGACAGACGGCCATCTTCGACGCAGCGCTTGGGTCCAGCGAGCCGACGTTGGAAGCGACAGCCAGGGTTATTGCCACCTCCTATGTCGAATGCGTCCTCACGCAGGGGCGCGAGATGCCGGGTGTTCTGGCCGCCTTAGCGGGCTCGCCGGCGATGGAAGCGGTGAAACGGGAGTACCAGGTGGCCTTCATTGAAAGGTGCCGCAGAGCGCTGGCCGCTTCCACTGGGCCGCGAGGTATTGCGCAGGCCGCCTTCTGGGCGATGCTTGGGGCCGCCGACGCCCTGTCCCATGCCGCTGTGACCGGCGAGATTACGGCGCGACAGGCACAGGACGAGCTTTTCGAGACGATCATGTCAATCGTCAGCCGAAGCTCCGGGCATTGA
- a CDS encoding NAD(P)H-dependent oxidoreductase has product MHALIVVAHPDPNSLTHSVAGHLAEGVASSGHTFEIADLAAEGFDPRFTAADVALFRREAPPPGDVAAEQARIDRADALVLAYPVYWWSMPGLLKGWIDRVFANGWAYDEGSDGKIVKKLRHLQVHLVAIGGADLRTYARHGYFGAMRTQIDHGIFDYCGARVGTSELLVPAETQDPRSHPDAAYAIGCNLFKASERREAPEAA; this is encoded by the coding sequence ATGCACGCCCTCATCGTCGTTGCGCATCCCGATCCCAACTCACTCACCCATAGTGTCGCCGGCCATCTTGCCGAGGGCGTGGCCTCCTCCGGTCATACGTTCGAAATCGCGGATCTTGCGGCGGAAGGCTTCGATCCGAGGTTCACCGCAGCCGACGTCGCTCTCTTTCGCAGGGAGGCGCCACCCCCTGGTGATGTTGCCGCCGAGCAGGCGAGGATTGATCGGGCTGACGCGCTCGTGCTGGCCTACCCCGTCTATTGGTGGTCAATGCCTGGGCTGCTCAAGGGATGGATCGATCGTGTGTTTGCCAATGGCTGGGCCTACGATGAGGGCTCGGATGGCAAGATTGTAAAGAAGCTTCGCCACCTTCAGGTCCACCTCGTTGCCATTGGTGGCGCCGATCTGCGAACTTATGCCCGTCACGGCTACTTTGGCGCCATGAGAACACAGATCGATCACGGGATCTTTGATTACTGCGGCGCACGTGTTGGGACGTCGGAGCTCCTGGTTCCAGCGGAAACGCAGGATCCCCGTTCTCATCCGGATGCTGCATATGCCATCGGCTGCAACCTCTTCAAGGCGTCGGAGCGACGCGAGGCTCCCGAGGCGGCATAA
- a CDS encoding ABC transporter ATP-binding protein, whose amino-acid sequence MSTGPAALSASSSDVVIDVHGLTKSFGGRTVVRNLSMQVRRGLIYGFLGPNGSGKTTTLRMLCGLLTPDDGRGICLGYDIRTQSVEIKRHVGYMTQRFSLYADLSIRENLEFVARVYNIADPHAAAGGAIRRLGLENRAEQLAGELSGGWKQRLALGACILPGPQLLLLDEPTAGVDPKARRDFWDEIHTLAHEGITVLVSTHYMDEAERCHEIAYIAYGDLLTQGSVDEVIANAHLTTYNVTGPELAGLAEHLKSLPGVDMVAPFGTALHVSGRDAKRLDAATHDLRESGPQVWTPGHASLEDVFIDLMSRTKDNFA is encoded by the coding sequence ATGAGCACCGGCCCGGCCGCCCTGTCCGCGAGCTCGTCCGACGTCGTCATCGACGTGCATGGGCTCACCAAATCTTTCGGTGGCCGGACTGTGGTGCGAAATCTATCCATGCAGGTCCGTCGCGGGCTGATCTACGGCTTTCTTGGCCCCAACGGCAGCGGCAAGACCACCACGCTGCGTATGCTCTGCGGGCTGCTGACGCCGGACGACGGGCGTGGCATCTGCTTGGGCTATGACATCCGCACGCAGTCGGTCGAGATCAAACGCCACGTGGGCTACATGACCCAGCGTTTCTCCCTCTATGCCGATCTCTCGATCCGCGAAAATCTCGAATTCGTTGCTCGTGTCTACAACATCGCCGATCCGCACGCGGCGGCTGGCGGCGCGATCCGCCGGCTCGGGCTCGAGAACCGCGCCGAGCAGCTCGCGGGTGAATTGTCGGGGGGCTGGAAGCAGCGCTTGGCGCTTGGTGCCTGCATCTTGCCGGGCCCACAACTCCTGTTGCTCGATGAACCGACCGCCGGCGTCGATCCGAAGGCCCGCCGTGACTTTTGGGATGAGATCCACACGCTGGCCCATGAGGGCATCACGGTGCTGGTCTCAACCCACTACATGGACGAAGCCGAGCGCTGCCACGAGATTGCCTACATCGCCTATGGGGACCTGCTCACGCAGGGCTCGGTCGATGAGGTGATCGCGAACGCGCACCTGACCACCTACAATGTCACGGGTCCAGAGCTCGCGGGCCTGGCCGAGCACCTGAAGTCTCTCCCCGGCGTCGACATGGTGGCGCCCTTTGGTACGGCGCTGCACGTGAGCGGACGCGATGCGAAACGGCTCGACGCGGCGACACATGACCTGCGGGAGAGCGGACCACAGGTCTGGACCCCAGGCCATGCAAGTCTCGAGGATGTGTTCATCGACCTGATGAGTCGCACGAAGGATAATTTCGCATGA
- the ku gene encoding non-homologous end joining protein Ku — translation MAERTVWKGHIKLSLVSCAVGLYPSTSSGGKIRFNTLNRKTGNRVKRQFIDSETEEVVESEDQVKGFVVGKGSYIQVEDEELDALKLESTHTIDIESFVPREEVDERFLDTAYYIAPADKVSNEAFCVIRDAIRDKGMAGIARIVLARRERMILLEPLDEGLVGTTLHAADEVRNEDKVFDEISEVKYPKEMKDLAAHIIDSKAAHFDPKQFDDRYEEAVAELLKSKQAGKPLKEEPSEKPSNVVNLMDAFKRSVSAEKAGSAGKKSAPAKKAAAKKAPKKPAPKAKARKAG, via the coding sequence ATGGCTGAACGGACGGTTTGGAAAGGTCACATCAAGCTCTCTCTCGTGTCCTGCGCGGTCGGCCTCTATCCCTCCACCTCCTCAGGCGGCAAGATCCGCTTCAACACTCTCAACCGTAAAACCGGCAACCGCGTGAAGCGTCAGTTCATCGACAGCGAGACCGAGGAAGTGGTCGAGAGTGAAGACCAGGTCAAAGGATTCGTGGTCGGGAAGGGCAGCTACATCCAGGTCGAGGACGAAGAACTCGACGCCCTGAAGCTGGAAAGCACCCACACCATCGACATCGAGAGCTTTGTGCCGCGCGAGGAGGTCGACGAGCGCTTCCTCGACACCGCCTACTATATCGCCCCGGCCGATAAGGTGTCCAACGAAGCCTTTTGCGTCATTCGTGATGCCATCCGCGACAAAGGCATGGCTGGCATTGCCCGCATTGTGCTGGCGCGGCGTGAGCGCATGATCCTGCTTGAACCGCTAGATGAAGGACTTGTCGGAACAACACTGCACGCAGCTGATGAAGTGCGTAACGAGGACAAAGTGTTCGATGAGATCAGTGAGGTCAAGTATCCCAAGGAGATGAAGGATCTCGCTGCTCACATCATCGACAGCAAGGCGGCCCACTTCGATCCGAAGCAATTCGATGATCGTTATGAGGAAGCGGTCGCGGAGTTGTTGAAGTCAAAGCAGGCCGGCAAGCCGCTGAAAGAGGAGCCGTCCGAGAAGCCCTCGAACGTTGTCAATCTGATGGATGCGTTTAAGCGCAGCGTCTCGGCCGAGAAGGCAGGGTCCGCTGGCAAGAAATCTGCTCCGGCGAAGAAAGCCGCGGCAAAGAAGGCGCCGAAAAAGCCCGCACCCAAGGCTAAGGCGCGCAAGGCCGGGTGA
- a CDS encoding ATP-dependent helicase, producing MSGGYLDKLNPQQRRAVEHGVNDGRAPPSPRPLLVIAGAGSGKTNTLAHRVAHLIVNGADPRRILLLTFSRRAAAEMARRVERIASQVLGQSAGVMTDALTWAGTFHGIGARLLRDYAPEIGLDPAFTIHDREDSADLMNLVRHERGFSSTESRFPAKGTCLAIYSRCVNAETALEEVLRASYPWCAGWTTELRQLFASYVEAKQRQNVLDYDDLLLYWSQMAAEPSIAAELGGRFDHVLVDEYQDTNRLQSSILLALKPDGQGLTVVGDDAQSIYSFRAATVRNILDFPAQFSPPAEIVTLDRNYRSSQPILAAANAVIELASERFTKNLWTDRTSAERPQLVAVRDEGDQARYVVEQVLANRENGMSLKQQAVLFRTSHHSGPLEVELTRRNVPFVKFGGLKFLDAAHVKDVLAMLRFVQNPRDRVAGFRLMQLLPGVGPTSAQRVLDRMHDAADPIGALLEVPSPPRAGDEWHRFVDTIAQLRAGTPGWPAELEQARTWYEPHLERMHDDAATRKADLIQLEQIAGGYTSRERFLTELTLDPPDATSDQAGVPLRDEDYLILSTIHSAKGQEWKSVFVLNVVDGCIPSDLGTGTTAEIEEERRVLYVAMTRAKDSLHLVVPQRFFTHQQPATGDRHVYAARTRFIPSALLKQFEKRSWPLVAPEQPTGPSFTRDVRIDIGAKMRGMWR from the coding sequence ATTTCGGGCGGTTATCTCGACAAACTCAACCCACAGCAGCGGCGGGCAGTGGAACATGGTGTCAACGACGGGAGGGCTCCGCCCTCGCCGCGCCCGCTCTTGGTGATTGCCGGGGCAGGATCGGGCAAGACCAACACCTTGGCCCACCGGGTGGCGCATCTGATCGTCAACGGCGCCGATCCCCGCCGCATCCTCCTGCTGACCTTCTCCCGTCGGGCCGCCGCCGAGATGGCGCGCCGGGTCGAGCGGATCGCGAGCCAGGTTCTGGGACAGAGCGCTGGCGTGATGACCGACGCCCTCACCTGGGCCGGCACGTTCCACGGCATCGGCGCTAGGCTCCTGCGCGACTACGCGCCCGAAATCGGTCTCGACCCTGCCTTCACGATCCATGACCGCGAGGACTCGGCTGACCTGATGAACCTCGTCCGGCACGAACGCGGGTTCTCCTCGACGGAGAGCCGCTTTCCCGCCAAAGGCACCTGTCTGGCGATCTACTCCCGTTGCGTGAACGCCGAGACGGCCCTCGAGGAGGTGCTGCGAGCCTCGTATCCATGGTGCGCCGGCTGGACCACCGAGTTGCGGCAGTTGTTTGCGTCCTATGTCGAGGCCAAACAGCGCCAGAACGTGCTCGATTACGACGACCTTCTGCTCTACTGGTCCCAGATGGCCGCCGAACCCTCGATCGCAGCCGAACTGGGTGGGCGCTTTGATCATGTCCTCGTCGACGAGTACCAGGACACGAACCGGCTGCAGTCCTCGATCCTGCTCGCCCTCAAGCCCGACGGCCAGGGGCTGACGGTTGTTGGAGACGATGCCCAGTCGATCTATTCCTTCCGCGCTGCGACCGTCCGCAACATCCTGGATTTCCCGGCGCAGTTCAGTCCGCCAGCTGAGATCGTCACCCTCGACCGCAACTACCGCTCCTCCCAGCCGATCCTGGCCGCGGCCAATGCGGTGATCGAGCTCGCCTCGGAGCGCTTCACCAAGAACCTCTGGACAGACCGAACCTCTGCCGAGCGGCCGCAGCTGGTGGCCGTGCGCGACGAGGGCGATCAGGCCCGCTACGTGGTCGAGCAGGTGCTGGCGAACCGCGAGAACGGGATGAGTCTCAAGCAGCAGGCGGTGCTGTTTCGCACCTCCCATCACAGTGGACCGCTGGAGGTGGAGCTGACCCGCCGTAACGTCCCCTTCGTGAAGTTCGGGGGCCTCAAGTTCCTTGACGCCGCCCACGTCAAGGACGTGCTGGCGATGCTGCGCTTCGTCCAGAACCCACGCGATCGGGTCGCCGGCTTCCGGCTGATGCAGCTTCTGCCCGGCGTCGGGCCGACCTCGGCTCAGCGCGTGCTCGATCGCATGCATGACGCCGCCGATCCGATCGGAGCGCTGCTGGAAGTGCCTTCCCCGCCCCGGGCAGGAGACGAGTGGCACCGGTTTGTCGACACGATTGCACAGCTTCGCGCGGGCACCCCAGGATGGCCGGCGGAACTCGAACAGGCGCGAACCTGGTACGAGCCCCACCTCGAGCGTATGCACGATGATGCCGCGACCCGCAAAGCCGACCTGATCCAGTTGGAGCAGATTGCAGGAGGCTATACCTCCCGCGAGCGCTTCCTGACCGAGCTTACACTCGATCCGCCGGATGCCACGAGCGATCAGGCTGGAGTGCCTCTGCGCGATGAGGACTACCTGATCCTGTCGACCATCCATTCCGCCAAGGGCCAGGAATGGAAGTCGGTGTTCGTGCTGAACGTGGTCGATGGCTGCATCCCGTCCGATCTCGGTACCGGCACCACGGCGGAGATCGAGGAGGAGCGGCGGGTTCTCTACGTCGCCATGACGCGGGCCAAGGACAGTCTACACCTCGTTGTGCCGCAGCGGTTCTTCACCCATCAACAACCCGCCACGGGTGATCGTCATGTTTATGCCGCCCGCACCCGATTCATTCCAAGCGCCCTCCTGAAACAGTTTGAGAAGAGATCATGGCCGCTGGTCGCACCGGAACAACCAACCGGACCATCGTTCACCAGAGACGTTCGCATCGACATTGGAGCCAAGATGCGGGGAATGTGGCGCTAG